A window of Candidatus Palauibacter australiensis genomic DNA:
CCTGCGCGTGCGCCATCATCGAGTAGCGGCGCGAGAAGTAGTGGCGCTGCGCGCTACGAATCCGGCGCCGCGCCGCCTCCACCGTCCACGGCCGCCATTCGAGCGAGACGGTCGTCACCGCGTCCAGGCAGTAGAGATCCTTGAGCAGGTTCGCGTGCGCCTGGCCGGGCGGCGACAACAGCGAATAGAGAATGACCGGCTCGCCGTCGAGCCGAAGGTGCGACCGCTCCGCCTCCAACTCCGAGAGCGCGAGCCGCCAGTTCATGCCGCTGCCGGTCGCACCGTCCCAGAACGTGCCGGGGCGGTTGATCAGTTCGGAAAGAAGCCGGGAAGCCTCAAGGGCTCCAAGCATCTCGACGGGCGTGTGCTCGGCCACCAGCGAGCGGCCAGCGTCGATCATCGCCCTGAACCGGCCCGCTGCCGCCTCGATCTCCGAGGCCAGGTAGGCCGTTGCCGTCTTGCCGCCGCGCTTGCCCAACCGCTTGAACCGCGACAGCGGTCCCGGCCCGGAACCCCCGCCCGCCGGGCGGAGGCCCGGGTCGTGCGACCAGACTACGAAGGCGTCGAGCCGCTGGACGCGCCCGGCGAGGAACGCGCTTCGCTTGCGGCCCGACAGGGACGCGATGTCCGAACCGCCGTCGTCCGGACCCTCGGCGAGGCTGGGACGCCGGAGCATGTGGAACTGGAGGCGCGTGTCGGAACCGAGCCCTGACAACAGCCGCTGCCAGAGCCCGAGCACGCGGTCGATCTGTTCGGGCGCGCGGCCGTCCACCGCGGCGGGCCGGATCCGCCCCGCCGCGATCAACTCGCCCGAACGGGTCAGGCAGGTGCGGCCGTCTTCCAGCCAGCCCCAGTAGGGCAACTCCTCGGCCAGCGAGCCCGCCGCCTCGTAGGCCCGGCGTTCCTCCGCGACTCTCACTTCGAGTCCGTCCGGATGCGGAGATGCCACGGCTCGTCCGTCCACTTGCCCGGATCGCACCGCGCCGGATGGCGCGCCGCCGCCCGTAGCACCGCGAGCATGGCCGGATCCCTCCGGCCAGCCAGCCAGCCCGCGCCGTAGCAGCCAGCGAACACCATGCCGCCCGCCACCAGCGAGGCCGTCGCGTTCCACACTGCGACGGCGAGCGT
This region includes:
- a CDS encoding VirB3 family type IV secretion system protein translates to MQGLTRWAGYGALNRPLTVLGVERRLFLLGATLAVAVWNATASLVAGGMVFAGCYGAGWLAGRRDPAMLAVLRAAARHPARCDPGKWTDEPWHLRIRTDSK